DNA from Borreliella garinii:
AAGGAAATACCGCTTAAACCCTAAATTATGAAATTTATGGGCTAAAAATTCCTTATCTTTAGTATCTACTTTATTTAAAACTAAAATTACCTTACTAGTATATTTTCTCAGTCTTTCAATAACCTCATAATCTTCAAGTAAAATTTCATTAACATCTAAAACTAATAAAATTAAATCAACTTGTTCTAAAGAGCTTAAAACTTTTTGAACAACAATTTTGCTAATTTCATCTTTTAAGATCGTAAACCCACCAGTATCAATTAATTTAAAATTAAAAGAACCAACCTTACAAACCTCTTCAACTAAATCTCTAGTAACACCGTAAGTACTCTCGGTGATACTTCTTTTTGTATCTAAAATTCGATTAAATAAAGCAGATTTCCCAACATTCGGTCTACCAACAATAAGAACCTTTTTGTAACTAAGCAAAGCAAATATACCTCTTTATTTATTCCGATATTTCCATTATAATAGCAAATATTAGTATTTATGCCAATTACAAATGAGTGTTTATATTGAAAAGAAAAAAAAGTTCAAGCTCAAACAAATCAGACATACTTCTAATTTTAATTGCTATTACTTTAACAATAATTAGTGCACTATTAATAATCAAAAATTCGCTTATTATGCATATTTTTAAGGAAAAAAATTATGATAACAGTTTATTTGAATCAAGTCAAACACAAGATAATAAGTTAATTGAAGCCAAAAAAGACACAAATCAAAATGTAAATACAAAAATACTTAAAAATGAAAGTTTTTTAATCCAACCACCAGAAATAAAAAAACTTGAAGAAGAGCTCAAGCAAAACCAAAGAAATAATAACCTTAAAAACAAAAAATTTATTAAACTTTATTTTATAAAAGTCACTCCAGAAGGCTATTTTTTAAGACAAACTGTAAAAAGAGCTATATATTACGACAAGAATATACTTGAAGAAACACTAAAATCTTTAATCAAAGGGCCAAATGAATACGAGCTAAAAAATAATTTTTTAAGTTTAATACCTATAAAAACTAAACTGTTAAACTTAAGCCTAAGCGAAGGAATTGCCAAAATAAACCTAT
Protein-coding regions in this window:
- a CDS encoding GerMN domain-containing protein; translated protein: MKRKKSSSSNKSDILLILIAITLTIISALLIIKNSLIMHIFKEKNYDNSLFESSQTQDNKLIEAKKDTNQNVNTKILKNESFLIQPPEIKKLEEELKQNQRNNNLKNKKFIKLYFIKVTPEGYFLRQTVKRAIYYDKNILEETLKSLIKGPNEYELKNNFLSLIPIKTKLLNLSLSEGIAKINLSKEFYENSFGIEGIINQIAQITLTCLEIKGIAGIILTIENNPIILEELNLNFSGILNKKTLDKY